One Mycobacteroides abscessus ATCC 19977 genomic window carries:
- a CDS encoding LysR family transcriptional regulator — protein MPEHSAGIWDDPVDLRRLQQFLSVAEHSGFTRAAQQLRLTQQAISQSVTNLEKQVGAKLFDRSGRHIALTPAGEVLRDGSVVLLAAAQTLVRQVQNTAAEQPRPFVVAHTPAITAEEVHQLLVPVRSALPNVSVTALQVFPNALEPAVIGGSADIALRRGIATPKNLASRVIGYHALRVAVPREHLLAERDSVALRDLRNERIIVWAPPGVSHYTDFILSTCRSAGFEPAFVINHVQGTPPVTAVLDNDGVAFVTAPTGPCLAGQVVVIDIVDPPQAPIQAIWLPHTQSAIRDALTSG, from the coding sequence ATGCCCGAGCACTCAGCCGGAATTTGGGATGATCCCGTCGATCTGCGGCGCCTCCAGCAATTCCTATCTGTGGCCGAACACTCCGGTTTCACGCGGGCTGCGCAGCAGCTCCGCCTCACCCAGCAGGCCATCAGCCAATCGGTGACCAACCTGGAGAAGCAGGTCGGCGCCAAGCTGTTTGACCGCAGCGGTCGTCACATTGCGTTGACGCCTGCCGGTGAAGTCCTGCGGGATGGCTCCGTGGTGCTGCTTGCGGCCGCACAGACCTTGGTGCGCCAGGTACAGAACACGGCGGCCGAGCAGCCGCGCCCGTTCGTGGTCGCGCACACCCCGGCGATCACCGCCGAGGAGGTGCACCAGCTGCTTGTACCGGTTCGGTCGGCACTGCCGAACGTCTCCGTGACGGCGTTGCAGGTCTTTCCCAACGCGCTCGAACCCGCGGTGATCGGCGGTTCGGCAGACATCGCGTTGCGCCGCGGAATAGCGACGCCCAAGAACCTGGCCTCACGCGTGATCGGGTACCACGCGCTGCGAGTTGCCGTTCCCCGGGAACATCTTCTGGCTGAACGCGATTCGGTCGCCCTGCGGGACCTGCGAAATGAACGGATCATCGTCTGGGCGCCACCGGGAGTCTCGCACTACACGGACTTTATTTTGAGTACCTGCCGCTCAGCGGGTTTTGAACCCGCCTTCGTCATCAATCATGTCCAGGGCACACCGCCGGTTACGGCGGTATTGGACAACGATGGCGTCGCATTTGTTACCGCGCCGACCGGGCCGTGTTTGGCGGGCCAGGTTGTCGTCATCGACATCGTGGACCCGCCGCAGGCCCCCATCCAGGCAATCTGGTTGCCGCACACCCAGTCCGCGATTCGCGATGCCCTAACCAGCGGTTGA
- a CDS encoding alpha/beta hydrolase family protein → MPEKIDEVDQLIKQLAETFGRPIRSPILHWPDEYGLEYESVSFPSEDGVPLDAWFIPCKGSNKIAIANHPIWHNRYGLPAHLEPWKQIGAAGGNDFEVNFMADYKNLHDAGYNVLTYDMRNFGHSGIGNGGVGSNGIFESRDVIGSIQYVRSRPDTKDMTLVLFSRCCGMNATFIAHDRRPEVFRDIRAIVSPQPVSLRPFYERITEILGITERLDDIEREIQLITSFKFDDMSPIPYAKSMDIPTFLVQVRNDALTKESDVQTIFDSIPTNDKKLFWIENSTRRWDGYNYFPHNPEQLIDWFDTHTS, encoded by the coding sequence ATGCCTGAGAAGATCGATGAGGTCGATCAGCTCATCAAGCAGCTCGCCGAGACGTTCGGGCGTCCGATCCGGTCGCCGATCCTGCACTGGCCGGACGAGTACGGCCTGGAGTACGAGTCGGTGTCCTTCCCCTCTGAGGACGGCGTTCCGCTGGATGCCTGGTTCATTCCATGTAAGGGCTCCAACAAGATCGCGATCGCCAACCACCCAATCTGGCATAACCGATACGGCCTGCCCGCACATCTGGAACCGTGGAAGCAGATCGGTGCCGCCGGCGGCAACGATTTCGAAGTCAACTTCATGGCCGACTACAAGAACCTGCATGACGCCGGCTACAACGTGCTCACCTACGACATGCGCAACTTCGGGCACAGCGGCATCGGCAATGGTGGCGTCGGCAGCAACGGAATCTTCGAGTCGCGCGATGTGATCGGCTCGATCCAGTACGTGCGCTCACGGCCGGACACCAAGGACATGACCCTGGTGTTGTTCAGCCGCTGCTGCGGTATGAATGCCACGTTCATCGCCCACGACCGCCGTCCCGAAGTGTTCCGGGACATCCGCGCCATCGTGTCACCCCAGCCGGTATCGCTGCGGCCGTTCTACGAACGGATCACCGAAATCCTCGGAATCACTGAACGTTTGGATGATATCGAGCGAGAGATTCAGCTGATCACCAGCTTCAAGTTCGATGATATGTCGCCGATTCCGTATGCCAAGAGCATGGACATCCCCACCTTCCTGGTCCAGGTGCGCAACGATGCGCTGACCAAGGAAAGCGACGTCCAAACGATCTTCGACAGCATTCCTACCAACGACAAGAAGCTGTTCTGGATCGAGAACTCAACCAGGCGCTGGGACGGGTACAACTACTTCCCACACAACCCGGAACAACTGATCGACTGGTTCGACACGCACACCTCGTGA
- a CDS encoding LLM class F420-dependent oxidoreductase, giving the protein MRFDIKTANHNTTWQEILSVWKEADDIEVFHTGWLFDHFYPIASPSQRDHNSAGPCLEGWMLLSALAQETSRLRLGTLVTGIHYRHPAILANMAATADIVSGGRLELGLGAGWNEEESQAYGIELGTLAERFDRFEEACHIITGLLSQPRTSFSGQYYSVTDAYCEPKCLQQPYPPILIGGKGEKRTLPLVARYAQHWNFPDGTPTEFARKREILHAYCAAINRAPSAILTSAHVWLTSDTPEGISRLVEELAAFQTAGLDAAVIYLPVPLDPRVLNPLANALNGLTAPPKR; this is encoded by the coding sequence ATGCGTTTCGATATCAAGACTGCAAATCACAACACCACGTGGCAAGAGATCCTGAGTGTGTGGAAGGAGGCCGACGACATCGAGGTCTTCCACACCGGATGGCTCTTCGATCACTTCTATCCCATAGCCTCACCGTCGCAACGAGATCACAACAGCGCGGGCCCCTGCCTTGAAGGCTGGATGTTGCTTTCCGCACTCGCACAGGAGACCTCGCGCCTACGACTCGGAACCCTCGTCACCGGTATCCACTACCGACATCCCGCCATCCTGGCCAATATGGCGGCCACGGCCGACATCGTCTCCGGTGGCCGCCTCGAGCTCGGACTCGGGGCGGGGTGGAACGAAGAAGAATCCCAGGCGTACGGCATCGAGCTGGGTACGTTGGCAGAGCGATTCGACCGTTTCGAGGAAGCCTGCCACATCATCACCGGCCTGCTGTCGCAACCTCGGACCAGTTTTTCCGGACAGTACTACAGCGTCACCGACGCCTACTGCGAACCTAAATGCCTGCAACAGCCGTACCCACCCATCCTCATCGGGGGCAAGGGCGAGAAGCGGACTCTGCCTCTTGTCGCCCGATACGCCCAACACTGGAATTTTCCCGACGGCACTCCCACCGAGTTCGCGCGTAAACGCGAGATACTGCACGCATACTGCGCAGCCATCAACCGTGCCCCCTCGGCGATCCTGACGTCGGCGCATGTTTGGCTCACCTCCGATACGCCCGAAGGTATTTCGCGCCTAGTCGAGGAGCTCGCCGCCTTTCAGACAGCCGGTCTCGACGCGGCGGTCATCTATCTGCCCGTGCCGCTGGATCCTCGCGTGCTGAACCCGCTGGCGAATGCACTGAACGGTCTCACCGCACCTCCGAAACGTTAG
- a CDS encoding class I SAM-dependent methyltransferase: MPTFDVNSVDWDELYRGEAVYAPGDPGWNIGEMQPELAALHRQGRFESPILDAGCGIGSTSLALAGHGYQVVGLDLSSGAIEKAKKAAEPLALDVVFDTADLTSDIGYNDHFNTVIDGLVFHCLPAQIRGDYVRSLARSLKPGGRFFALVFATEAFPPNAEFGPRPFTEQQLRDIVGRHLVVDEVRRARAWVNVPGQLPEGFEYRNVTIGSDGRAQLPAWLVSAHRS, translated from the coding sequence ATGCCAACATTTGACGTGAATTCTGTGGACTGGGATGAGTTGTATCGTGGCGAAGCGGTCTATGCGCCAGGAGATCCCGGTTGGAACATCGGCGAGATGCAACCCGAACTCGCCGCCCTACATCGACAGGGGCGGTTCGAAAGTCCCATCCTGGATGCCGGGTGCGGGATCGGATCGACGTCGCTGGCGTTGGCCGGTCACGGCTACCAGGTGGTGGGACTCGACTTATCGAGCGGCGCGATAGAAAAAGCGAAAAAGGCTGCCGAGCCGCTTGCGTTGGATGTTGTCTTTGACACCGCCGACTTGACTTCGGATATTGGATATAACGACCATTTCAACACCGTGATTGATGGCCTGGTATTCCATTGTTTGCCCGCGCAAATCAGGGGAGACTATGTCCGGTCCCTGGCGCGGTCGCTTAAGCCGGGTGGCAGGTTCTTCGCGCTTGTCTTTGCCACCGAGGCTTTTCCGCCCAATGCCGAGTTCGGCCCCAGGCCGTTCACCGAACAGCAGCTGCGCGACATCGTTGGGCGGCATCTGGTGGTCGATGAGGTGCGGCGCGCGCGAGCGTGGGTGAATGTTCCCGGTCAGCTGCCCGAAGGCTTCGAATACCGCAATGTGACGATCGGTTCTGATGGACGCGCGCAGCTGCCGGCCTGGTTGGTTTCGGCACACCGAAGCTAG
- a CDS encoding serine hydrolase domain-containing protein, translating to MVKVPGSHATRVCAVATVLLALAGIPSCGRPAQPITAPSIVPTGPFAPITTLVNDAVAAPRLPGAVVEIGHAGKIVFRQAFGWRKLPDEPGLNGSPAPAEPMTDDTIFDIASLTKPLATSVAVLQLYEGGRVHIDEPVQAYLPDFNPTNDPRRDQVTLRMLLTHTSGIGGDLSHQGPWGLKQADKADGIHRALTTPLAFDPGTTFHYSDINFIILGALVEKVTGQTLDIYVQDNIFAPLGMNETRYLPAAKACGPHHIVGTAITLEEGPRAAPDCATGAWSTALLTRIAPTAHDEDTPGINPHYGRLIRGTVHDPTARRMGGVAGSAGVFSTAGDVGRYCQALLDRLAGRPSTFPLKRATLELMTSPAQPGHNDGQLKAANDAARLAIEKTSNSTDPLLAPGYPAIAGQNLRGLGWDIDTELSKPRGMLFPIGSFGHSGFTGVTLWLDPGSDTYVVVLANVIHQRGGPPIVRLSGHIATVAARMLDLYRN from the coding sequence GTGGTGAAGGTGCCCGGATCGCACGCCACCCGGGTGTGCGCCGTCGCCACGGTTCTGCTTGCTCTCGCGGGCATCCCTTCGTGCGGACGCCCGGCACAGCCGATCACCGCGCCAAGCATTGTTCCCACCGGCCCCTTCGCGCCCATCACCACGCTGGTGAACGATGCCGTCGCGGCACCGCGACTGCCCGGCGCGGTAGTTGAGATAGGGCACGCCGGCAAGATCGTCTTCCGCCAGGCTTTCGGATGGCGCAAGCTTCCCGACGAGCCGGGCCTGAACGGATCACCGGCACCCGCCGAGCCGATGACCGACGACACAATCTTCGACATCGCATCGCTGACCAAACCCCTGGCCACGAGCGTGGCCGTACTGCAACTGTACGAAGGGGGCCGGGTTCACATCGACGAACCCGTGCAGGCATATCTGCCCGACTTCAACCCCACCAACGATCCGCGGCGCGACCAGGTAACCCTTCGGATGCTGCTCACCCACACCTCCGGTATCGGCGGCGACCTGAGTCACCAGGGCCCGTGGGGACTGAAACAGGCGGATAAGGCGGATGGCATCCATCGAGCACTCACCACACCGTTGGCATTCGATCCTGGCACCACGTTCCACTACTCCGATATCAACTTCATCATTCTGGGCGCGCTGGTCGAGAAGGTCACCGGCCAAACTCTAGATATTTATGTGCAGGACAATATCTTTGCACCGTTGGGCATGAACGAAACCCGCTATCTTCCCGCCGCCAAAGCCTGCGGGCCGCACCACATAGTCGGTACCGCAATCACTTTGGAGGAAGGCCCGCGCGCCGCACCGGACTGCGCGACAGGCGCCTGGAGCACCGCCCTGCTGACCCGCATCGCGCCGACCGCACATGACGAGGACACCCCGGGCATCAATCCCCACTACGGCCGCCTCATTCGTGGAACCGTGCACGACCCGACCGCGCGCCGGATGGGCGGTGTGGCGGGTAGCGCCGGCGTGTTCTCGACGGCTGGCGACGTCGGCCGGTACTGCCAGGCATTGCTTGATCGGCTGGCGGGACGCCCGAGCACCTTCCCGCTGAAACGAGCCACGCTGGAATTGATGACCAGTCCGGCGCAGCCCGGCCATAACGACGGACAACTCAAGGCTGCCAATGACGCCGCTCGACTGGCCATCGAAAAGACGTCCAACTCAACCGATCCCCTACTCGCACCGGGCTATCCGGCCATCGCGGGACAGAACCTGCGCGGCTTGGGCTGGGACATCGACACCGAGTTGTCCAAACCGCGCGGAATGCTCTTCCCCATCGGCAGCTTCGGCCACTCGGGCTTCACCGGCGTGACCTTGTGGCTGGACCCGGGGTCTGACACGTACGTGGTCGTCCTAGCGAACGTCATCCATCAACGCGGCGGTCCGCCCATAGTGCGGCTGAGCGGTCACATTGCCACCGTCGCTGCGCGCATGTTGGACCTCTACCGCAACTAG
- a CDS encoding DUF1906 domain-containing protein produces MQDSSGNQSLRHTSRPVTRRDALRYATAVSALAGLGAASLGTGAPTASAAAPTLIDFAMRQIPAEHIKAAGHAGVINYVSTSRPGSSMGAKPITRPYAQSLTAAGLVIVSNFQYGKPGGTAPSDFTRGFAGGVEDARTAWQLHTAAGGGQSAPIFFSVDDDIDRGTWNDVALQWFRGINSVLGVQRTGIYGGVNPCQWAASDGVIGNSRSPGHVWAWQTRSWSRGQVFPGAVLYQRIVSTASNPGPVVGGLEVDVSDALAQDVGQWNFHQ; encoded by the coding sequence ATGCAAGATTCGTCGGGGAATCAGAGCCTTCGGCACACCTCACGTCCGGTAACCCGGCGAGACGCCCTGCGCTATGCCACCGCGGTATCGGCATTGGCCGGACTCGGCGCGGCATCACTCGGTACCGGCGCACCGACGGCCTCAGCCGCCGCGCCCACCTTGATCGACTTCGCCATGCGCCAGATCCCAGCCGAGCACATCAAGGCCGCCGGGCACGCGGGGGTGATCAACTACGTCTCCACATCGCGGCCCGGCTCATCCATGGGAGCCAAGCCGATCACCCGGCCCTATGCACAGTCGCTCACCGCCGCCGGACTGGTGATCGTCAGTAATTTCCAGTATGGGAAGCCCGGCGGGACAGCACCTTCGGACTTCACCCGCGGGTTCGCCGGTGGTGTCGAAGACGCTCGCACCGCATGGCAGCTGCATACCGCGGCCGGCGGCGGGCAGAGTGCGCCGATCTTCTTCTCCGTCGACGACGACATTGATCGCGGCACCTGGAACGATGTTGCCCTGCAGTGGTTCCGGGGCATCAATTCGGTGCTTGGCGTGCAGCGCACCGGCATCTACGGTGGCGTCAACCCCTGCCAATGGGCCGCTTCCGATGGCGTGATCGGCAATTCACGCTCTCCCGGTCACGTCTGGGCCTGGCAGACCCGCTCATGGTCTCGTGGTCAGGTCTTCCCCGGAGCGGTTCTCTACCAACGGATCGTGAGCACCGCGTCCAACCCCGGTCCCGTGGTCGGCGGCCTGGAAGTCGACGTCAGCGACGCCTTGGCTCAGGACGTGGGCCAGTGGAACTTCCACCAGTGA
- a CDS encoding YoaK family protein → MDDFAPTRTLRFALVLTLASGFMDAYTYLARGGTFAITQTGNMVLFAVDAATRNWDDARAHVWPIPAFMLGIAMAARIEAGHARLAHPLRWAVGAQVAALVAIGFLPASTPHAFVTVPVAFLGAVQIGLFRTVGDLTYMPAATTGNLMRFVQQIYDALTHRGSAAWQAARIYGVLISSFAGGAVAGAFATQEWDVHASWAAAGISAAMLVMLIIDPMRTTD, encoded by the coding sequence ATGGACGATTTCGCACCGACGCGCACCTTGCGTTTCGCGCTGGTACTCACCCTTGCCAGCGGCTTCATGGATGCCTACACCTACCTGGCGCGCGGTGGCACATTCGCGATCACACAGACCGGCAACATGGTGCTGTTCGCCGTCGACGCGGCGACCCGAAACTGGGACGACGCCAGGGCGCATGTGTGGCCGATCCCCGCCTTCATGCTGGGCATCGCAATGGCAGCACGCATCGAAGCCGGTCATGCACGGTTGGCGCACCCACTGCGCTGGGCGGTGGGAGCCCAGGTCGCGGCACTTGTCGCCATCGGATTCCTACCGGCATCCACCCCGCACGCATTCGTCACCGTGCCGGTCGCATTCCTGGGCGCGGTGCAGATCGGACTGTTCCGCACCGTTGGAGACCTGACCTACATGCCCGCCGCCACCACCGGCAATCTCATGCGGTTCGTCCAACAGATCTATGACGCACTGACGCATCGGGGTTCCGCCGCCTGGCAAGCCGCACGGATCTACGGGGTATTGATCAGTTCCTTTGCCGGAGGGGCGGTGGCCGGCGCCTTCGCCACCCAGGAATGGGACGTTCACGCCAGCTGGGCCGCTGCGGGAATCTCCGCCGCCATGCTGGTGATGCTGATCATCGACCCCATGCGGACCACCGACTAG
- a CDS encoding MBL fold metallo-hydrolase: MGSWYSREVVSEHLNLYREIHADSFVAANIWHVRGPDRDMVVDTGLGVSSLRREIPTLFQRDPVAYVSHWHLDHSGGAHEFDDVRVFETGVPQLLRPPPASLRRHGLQKDLGLPEVGADALLLSQLPAPTYNPDEYRVIPVPNVKGISDTGVLDLGGKTQFRVVHLPGHTHDSSALFNERTGELFSGDVIYDDEGEGLLDTTSDSSVAQYVASFQKLKQMDVQTTYPGHGRTLDRQTLRSMITQYLQKHA; the protein is encoded by the coding sequence GTGGGAAGCTGGTACTCCCGAGAGGTTGTCTCGGAGCACCTCAACCTCTACCGTGAGATACACGCGGATTCGTTTGTCGCAGCGAATATCTGGCATGTGCGTGGACCGGACCGCGATATGGTCGTAGATACCGGACTAGGTGTCTCTTCGCTTCGTCGCGAGATCCCCACATTATTTCAGCGTGATCCCGTTGCATACGTGAGTCATTGGCACCTGGACCACAGCGGCGGCGCGCACGAATTTGATGACGTACGTGTCTTCGAAACGGGCGTGCCCCAGTTGTTGAGGCCGCCGCCGGCCAGCCTACGGCGCCATGGCCTGCAGAAAGATCTCGGCCTCCCGGAGGTAGGCGCAGACGCCCTGTTGCTCTCGCAGCTTCCCGCCCCCACATACAACCCCGACGAGTATCGCGTGATACCTGTGCCAAACGTCAAGGGAATATCCGATACCGGAGTTCTCGACCTTGGCGGCAAGACCCAATTTCGGGTCGTGCACCTACCCGGACACACCCATGACAGCTCTGCGCTCTTCAATGAGAGAACAGGCGAATTGTTTTCCGGTGACGTCATCTACGACGATGAGGGCGAGGGCCTGCTCGACACGACCTCTGACTCTTCTGTAGCCCAATATGTGGCGTCGTTCCAGAAGTTGAAACAGATGGATGTGCAGACTACCTATCCCGGACACGGGCGCACACTCGACCGACAAACCCTGCGCTCCATGATTACTCAATACCTGCAGAAGCACGCTTGA
- a CDS encoding alpha/beta hydrolase-fold protein, which translates to MVRTHTVVAGDTLWQLALRFYGDAELYRLIATASGISDPGAIGVGRRLVIPDVTRYTVVAGDTLSALALRFYGDAELYRLIAAVNGISDPGAIGVGRRLVIPDVTRYTVVAGDTLSALALRFYGDAELYRLIAAVNGIADPTALDAGRVLLIFRGRSDGFGLTIVDRNEDDPRLWYYRFQTDAIGWNPGVNVLLPDDYRTSGRTYPVLYMLHGGAADFRQFDFLGIRDLTAGRPIIVVMPDGGQAGWYCNPVGSFVGPRNWETFHMAQLIPWIEANFRTYAEYDGRAVSGFSMGGFGALKYAAKYYGHFASVSSHSGPASLRRDGGLVVHWANLSSAAVELGGATVYGVPWDEARVSADNPVERIESYRNKRIFTVAGTSPDPVNWFDTVQETQVLAGQREFRGRLSDAGIPHEFREEPGGHVFRPDMFVLDLDGIIARLRPASASVAV; encoded by the coding sequence ATGGTCAGAACACATACCGTGGTTGCCGGGGATACATTGTGGCAATTGGCGCTACGTTTCTATGGTGATGCCGAGCTTTATCGGCTGATTGCCACCGCCAGCGGGATTTCCGATCCTGGAGCCATTGGTGTGGGGCGGCGGCTGGTCATTCCCGATGTCACGAGATACACGGTGGTTGCGGGGGATACGTTGTCGGCGTTGGCGTTGCGTTTCTATGGTGATGCCGAGCTTTATCGGCTGATTGCCGCCGTCAACGGGATTTCCGATCCTGGAGCCATTGGTGTGGGGCGGCGGCTGGTCATTCCCGATGTCACGAGATACACGGTGGTTGCGGGGGATACGTTGTCGGCGTTGGCGTTGCGTTTCTATGGTGATGCCGAGCTTTATCGGCTGATTGCCGCCGTCAACGGGATCGCTGATCCCACCGCCCTGGATGCCGGGCGGGTGCTGCTCATATTCCGTGGGCGCAGTGATGGGTTTGGGCTCACGATCGTGGATCGCAACGAGGATGATCCGCGCCTGTGGTACTACCGATTCCAGACCGACGCGATCGGCTGGAACCCGGGCGTCAACGTTCTGCTTCCCGACGACTATCGCACCAGCGGACGCACCTATCCCGTCCTCTACATGCTTCACGGCGGAGCAGCCGACTTCCGCCAGTTCGATTTCCTGGGGATCAGAGACCTAACCGCGGGAAGGCCGATCATCGTGGTGATGCCTGACGGCGGGCAGGCGGGTTGGTACTGCAACCCGGTCGGTTCGTTTGTCGGTCCACGAAACTGGGAGACGTTCCACATGGCCCAGTTGATTCCCTGGATCGAGGCGAACTTCCGAACATACGCGGAGTACGACGGCCGCGCGGTTTCCGGGTTTTCGATGGGTGGGTTCGGTGCGCTGAAGTATGCGGCCAAGTACTACGGCCACTTCGCCTCCGTGAGTAGCCATTCGGGTCCGGCGAGTCTTCGTCGGGACGGGGGCCTGGTCGTCCATTGGGCAAACTTGAGTTCTGCGGCCGTCGAACTGGGCGGTGCAACCGTCTACGGCGTCCCTTGGGACGAGGCCAGGGTCAGTGCCGACAATCCTGTCGAGCGGATCGAGAGCTATCGGAACAAGCGGATATTCACGGTCGCCGGCACCAGTCCGGATCCGGTCAACTGGTTCGACACTGTGCAAGAGACTCAGGTGCTTGCCGGCCAGCGCGAATTCCGCGGACGTCTCAGCGACGCCGGTATCCCACATGAGTTTCGTGAAGAGCCAGGCGGCCATGTCTTTCGGCCTGACATGTTCGTACTAGACCTTGACGGCATCATTGCACGGCTGCGCCCCGCGAGTGCCAGTGTGGCAGTTTGA
- a CDS encoding N-acetylmuramoyl-L-alanine amidase → MPQTGPWTGDPVWIVDILRAEGVNPVEYPGWRGRGHGDFKDIRGVMVHHTGSDSASAASIAEGRPDLAGPLSQLHIARNGAVTVVAVGVAWHAGVGMYPWLPTNMGNWHLIGIECANTGTSPTAPHRQNWPDAQYSTLINCCAAINRRLAQTSARTIGHKEYAGRAQGKWDPGAIDMDVLRRDIQDQIGRVAIPAPTPRPSVPVGEYADVLLFRGSKGPQVSQLQRRLNEHGADLVVDGIFGPNTEASVREFQRRARGLKVDGIVGPATAAALRLKAEPALE, encoded by the coding sequence ATGCCGCAGACGGGACCTTGGACCGGCGATCCGGTTTGGATCGTCGACATCCTGCGCGCCGAAGGGGTCAATCCCGTTGAATATCCCGGCTGGCGTGGCCGCGGGCACGGTGACTTCAAGGATATTCGCGGTGTCATGGTGCACCACACCGGATCCGATAGCGCTAGTGCCGCCTCGATTGCCGAAGGTCGCCCTGATCTTGCGGGACCGCTATCCCAGTTGCACATCGCCCGCAATGGCGCGGTGACCGTGGTCGCGGTCGGCGTCGCGTGGCATGCGGGAGTCGGTATGTACCCGTGGTTGCCGACCAACATGGGAAATTGGCACCTGATCGGCATCGAATGCGCCAACACCGGTACCAGTCCCACCGCTCCGCACCGCCAGAATTGGCCCGACGCACAATATTCCACCTTGATCAATTGTTGTGCGGCGATCAACCGACGGCTGGCGCAGACGTCCGCCCGCACCATCGGACACAAGGAGTACGCCGGCCGCGCTCAGGGCAAGTGGGACCCGGGAGCCATCGACATGGACGTCTTGCGACGCGATATCCAGGACCAGATCGGCCGCGTCGCCATACCGGCCCCGACACCGAGACCGTCTGTGCCGGTGGGTGAATATGCCGATGTTCTGCTGTTCCGCGGCTCCAAAGGTCCTCAGGTCTCCCAACTTCAGCGCCGTCTCAACGAGCACGGCGCAGACCTCGTGGTCGACGGGATCTTTGGTCCGAATACCGAAGCCTCCGTGAGGGAGTTCCAGCGCCGGGCCCGTGGCCTCAAGGTGGACGGTATCGTCGGCCCGGCCACCGCCGCCGCCCTGAGGTTGAAGGCGGAACCCGCGCTGGAGTAA
- a CDS encoding DUF4333 domain-containing protein: MRYTSAAVMPFMSIMLAVSGCTVTSTWHAGRMTSESPSTPPVRQISKDQTEKVAKQRIEEVTKDQVESLVCEGPLEATVGATQRCVLTDGGQKAGVTLTVTKIEGDKVDFRFKIDDHLLPE, encoded by the coding sequence ATGCGTTACACATCGGCAGCGGTAATGCCATTTATGTCAATAATGCTTGCTGTGTCGGGATGTACAGTCACGTCGACATGGCATGCCGGTCGGATGACATCTGAATCGCCATCGACGCCTCCGGTAAGACAGATTTCGAAAGACCAAACCGAAAAAGTCGCGAAGCAACGCATCGAGGAAGTCACTAAGGACCAAGTTGAGTCATTGGTTTGTGAAGGGCCTCTTGAAGCGACTGTGGGTGCCACCCAACGGTGTGTATTGACCGACGGTGGTCAGAAGGCGGGGGTGACTCTGACCGTCACAAAAATCGAGGGCGACAAAGTCGATTTCCGTTTCAAGATCGATGATCACCTGCTGCCGGAGTAG
- a CDS encoding recombinase family protein, translating to MPLQTSTTPWRHRNRMVHLACHLAQIPETQLDGVALDRVFIDQVSGKDASRPQLEAALAYVREGDTLVVHSMHRLARNLEDLRRPVRSRMRAAVSLSASLAPCSRGVGMSRDYWARLGCAAVFVLL from the coding sequence GTGCCGCTGCAGACCTCCACGACGCCGTGGCGGCATCGGAATCGCATGGTGCACTTGGCTTGTCACCTTGCGCAGATTCCAGAGACGCAGTTGGATGGCGTGGCGCTGGATCGGGTCTTCATCGATCAGGTCAGTGGCAAGGATGCGAGCCGTCCGCAGCTTGAGGCGGCGTTGGCTTATGTCCGTGAGGGCGACACCCTGGTGGTTCACAGCATGCATCGTTTGGCGCGGAATCTTGAGGATCTGCGTCGGCCAGTGCGCAGCCGTATGAGAGCTGCCGTCTCGTTGAGTGCGTCGCTGGCGCCCTGTTCGCGCGGCGTCGGAATGAGTAGGGATTATTGGGCCCGCCTCGGCTGCGCAGCTGTGTTCGTGTTGCTATGA